A single genomic interval of Romboutsia ilealis harbors:
- a CDS encoding DUF4956 domain-containing protein → MLETIISSTTGESFTLVNALIVIFASILLGLVISGVYIKTNSKQGYNSGFSLTLIMLPVIISIIILLVGNNVARAFSLAGAFSIIRFRSAPGDPKDIAYVFFTLAVGLTCGMGYIGYAVIFTVILSALMFILDIINFGSPKGKSMQLKITVPEDLNYEGVFEEVLSEFATSYTIERVRTRDFGALFELYYRVQLKPDANQKKFLDKLRCRNGNLNINLTMAGFEDKAYN, encoded by the coding sequence ATGTTAGAAACAATAATTTCATCAACAACAGGAGAATCATTTACTCTTGTAAATGCATTAATAGTAATTTTTGCATCAATATTATTGGGGCTAGTAATTAGCGGTGTTTATATTAAAACCAATTCAAAACAAGGATATAATTCAGGATTTTCACTTACATTAATTATGTTACCTGTAATAATATCAATTATCATACTTTTAGTAGGTAACAATGTTGCTAGAGCATTTAGTTTAGCTGGTGCATTTTCTATAATTCGTTTTAGAAGTGCACCTGGAGATCCAAAAGATATCGCTTATGTATTTTTCACTTTGGCAGTTGGATTAACTTGCGGTATGGGATACATTGGTTATGCAGTTATATTTACAGTTATTTTATCTGCTTTAATGTTTATACTAGACATAATTAATTTTGGTTCACCTAAAGGTAAATCTATGCAACTTAAGATAACAGTTCCAGAAGATTTAAACTATGAAGGTGTATTTGAAGAAGTTTTAAGTGAGTTCGCTACTTCTTATACTATTGAAAGAGTAAGAACTAGAGATTTTGGTGCATTGTTTGAATTATATTATAGAGTTCAATTAAAACCTGATGCTAATCAAAAGAAATTCTTAGATAAACTAAGATGTAGAAATGGAAATTTAAATATAAATCTTACTATGGCTGGATTTGAAGATAAAGCTTACAATTAA
- a CDS encoding C-GCAxxG-C-C family (seleno)protein, which translates to MTKPSVYHSQGYNCAEALIKSYNEEHNTDIPVSLGSAMGTGMAVGSLCGAVNAAAMIVGYIKGRESNGQANEARSYARELMSRVREKFNSEICVDLKRNKVSCAEIIDFSYEALKDILDN; encoded by the coding sequence ATGACAAAACCATCAGTTTATCATAGCCAAGGATATAATTGTGCAGAAGCATTAATAAAATCATATAACGAAGAACATAACACAGATATACCAGTATCACTAGGAAGTGCAATGGGGACTGGAATGGCAGTAGGAAGTTTATGTGGTGCTGTAAACGCAGCAGCTATGATAGTAGGATATATAAAAGGAAGAGAAAGTAATGGTCAAGCAAACGAAGCTAGAAGCTACGCTAGAGAATTAATGAGTAGAGTAAGAGAAAAATTTAACTCTGAAATATGTGTAGATCTTAAAAGAAATAAAGTAAGTTGTGCAGAAATAATTGATTTCTCATATGAAGCTTTAAAGGATATATTAGATAATTAA
- the ilvA gene encoding threonine ammonia-lyase produces the protein MKKVTLDMIKEARETIKDVIKETPLLESVKMSERTGANVFLKCENLQKTGSFKIRGACNKIANLTNEEKSKGVIASSAGNHAQGVALGAKMNGINVTIVMPSTAPLAKVTATKGYGAEVVLEGLVYDDAYAKAIEIQKETGATFLHPFNDEYVIAGQGTISLEILEQLENVDTIVCPIGGGGIISGIATAAKALKPSVKIVGVQTSNIPSMKESLEKGEVTSAFKDVTIADGIAVKIPGDLTFSIIKDLIDEIIVVDEDEIAQAMLFLLENQKVTAEGAGAVSTAAIWSGKYIPKKGENVVCIISGGNVDINTLYRVIDTGLVKCGRRYTFRTHIVDKPGGLSEVTRILTNLNANILSANMSKLSSKYDLGRQAVELTIETFNEKHKEEIRDSIIKAGFIIVD, from the coding sequence ATGAAAAAAGTTACCTTAGATATGATTAAAGAAGCTAGAGAAACTATAAAAGATGTAATAAAAGAAACGCCTTTATTAGAAAGTGTAAAAATGAGTGAAAGAACAGGGGCAAATGTATTTTTAAAATGTGAAAATCTCCAAAAAACTGGATCTTTTAAAATAAGAGGGGCATGTAATAAAATTGCTAATTTAACTAATGAAGAAAAATCAAAAGGCGTTATTGCCTCAAGTGCAGGTAACCATGCACAAGGAGTTGCATTAGGAGCTAAAATGAATGGAATAAATGTAACTATAGTAATGCCTTCAACTGCACCTTTAGCAAAGGTTACAGCGACTAAAGGATATGGAGCGGAGGTTGTTTTAGAAGGGCTAGTATATGATGATGCATATGCAAAAGCTATAGAAATCCAAAAGGAAACTGGAGCAACATTTCTTCATCCATTCAATGATGAGTATGTTATAGCGGGTCAAGGAACTATATCTCTTGAAATATTAGAACAATTAGAAAATGTAGACACTATAGTTTGTCCAATTGGTGGAGGAGGTATAATATCTGGTATAGCAACTGCTGCTAAGGCTTTAAAACCTAGTGTAAAGATTGTTGGAGTTCAAACTTCTAATATACCATCTATGAAAGAATCTCTTGAAAAAGGAGAAGTTACTTCTGCATTTAAAGATGTAACTATAGCTGATGGAATAGCAGTAAAAATTCCAGGAGATTTAACTTTTAGCATAATTAAAGATCTTATAGATGAAATTATTGTTGTAGATGAAGATGAAATAGCTCAAGCTATGCTATTTTTACTAGAAAATCAAAAAGTAACTGCTGAAGGGGCAGGAGCTGTATCTACTGCTGCAATTTGGTCTGGTAAATATATACCTAAAAAAGGTGAAAATGTTGTATGTATAATATCTGGAGGTAATGTTGATATAAATACTTTATATAGAGTGATAGATACAGGATTAGTTAAGTGTGGAAGACGATACACTTTTAGAACTCATATAGTAGATAAACCAGGTGGTTTAAGTGAAGTTACACGTATATTAACTAATCTAAATGCAAATATACTTAGTGCGAATATGTCTAAATTAAGCTCAAAATATGATTTAGGTAGACAAGCTGTAGAGTTAACAATAGAAACATTTAATGAAAAACATAAAGAAGAAATAAGAGATAGTATAATAAAAGCTGGATTTATAATAGTTGATTAA
- a CDS encoding carbohydrate-binding domain-containing protein: MNKKLVAMLSALSLCVTVTACSKSEENTKSQSSTNKTSINIESLDNESVSDPDTYIKLGAETTVEGQGAEVSNNKVTITKAGTYSVSGKIEDGQILVDAGAEDKVYIILNGADIKCSNSAPIYVKNAKKAIISLADGTENNITDGETYVFEDESSNDPNAAIFSKDDMTIIGTGKLTVNANYNNGIASNDDLKIQSGNIVVNAKNNGIKGKDCINVTDGNITINSKGDGMKADNTTDETKGYIYIEGGKINITSSQDGIQAETELLIADGDITIKTGGGSENSTKSNQAPGKMPEGMPKGERPTIPDGQTQGERPEIPQDIRHPSSNQDTNKNSNTDVSTNTSTDENTSMKALKATTNIIIDGGTFNIDSEDDSIHSNANAIINGGTFEIASGDDGIHSDTKLDINGGIINISKSYEGIESTTININDGNIHVVASDDGINAAGGNDVSTETGMPGNDKFSSSGDALININGGYVYVDASGDGIDANGSINMVGGTVLVNGPTNNGNGSLDYDETFDISGGTLVAAGSAGMAQMPSDSSSQKILNLSLTSQESNTVVNIKSSDGKNILTYSPSKNYSSVIVSTPDIKDNTKYTVSVGGTAKGEAKDGLYYDGNYSGGTEVGSETISSTITNITQEGASTNSMGGHGGQGGRPGGKGHKMQPNTSGQTNNQINSQITEQ, from the coding sequence ATGAATAAGAAACTAGTAGCCATGCTGTCAGCACTATCATTATGTGTTACAGTAACAGCTTGTTCAAAAAGTGAAGAGAATACAAAATCACAAAGTAGTACAAATAAAACTAGTATTAATATAGAATCTTTAGACAATGAAAGTGTTTCAGACCCAGATACATATATAAAACTAGGAGCTGAAACAACTGTTGAAGGCCAAGGAGCGGAAGTTTCAAATAACAAAGTAACTATTACAAAAGCAGGAACTTATAGTGTAAGTGGAAAAATTGAAGATGGCCAGATATTAGTAGATGCAGGAGCTGAAGATAAGGTATATATTATCTTAAATGGAGCTGATATCAAATGTTCTAATAGTGCACCTATATATGTAAAAAATGCTAAAAAAGCAATAATATCTTTAGCAGATGGAACTGAAAATAATATAACTGATGGAGAAACTTATGTGTTTGAAGATGAATCAAGTAATGATCCAAATGCAGCAATATTTAGCAAAGATGATATGACCATAATAGGTACTGGTAAACTTACAGTAAATGCAAATTACAACAATGGTATAGCCAGTAATGATGATTTAAAGATTCAAAGTGGTAATATAGTTGTAAATGCTAAAAATAATGGTATAAAAGGTAAAGACTGCATTAATGTAACAGACGGAAATATAACTATAAATTCAAAAGGCGATGGAATGAAAGCTGATAATACAACAGATGAAACAAAAGGTTATATATATATTGAAGGTGGAAAAATAAATATAACTTCAAGTCAAGATGGAATACAGGCTGAAACAGAGTTACTTATAGCTGATGGAGATATAACAATAAAAACAGGTGGAGGAAGTGAAAATAGCACTAAGTCAAATCAAGCTCCAGGTAAAATGCCAGAGGGCATGCCAAAAGGTGAAAGACCAACAATACCAGATGGACAAACACAAGGTGAAAGACCAGAGATACCGCAAGATATTAGGCATCCATCAAGTAATCAAGATACAAATAAAAACTCAAATACTGATGTGAGTACTAATACATCAACAGATGAAAATACTAGTATGAAAGCTTTAAAAGCAACAACTAACATAATAATTGATGGAGGTACTTTTAATATAGATTCAGAAGATGACTCAATTCATTCAAATGCTAATGCAATTATCAATGGTGGTACTTTTGAAATAGCTTCTGGAGATGACGGCATACATTCAGATACTAAATTAGATATTAATGGAGGAATTATAAATATATCTAAATCTTATGAAGGTATAGAAAGTACAACTATAAATATAAATGATGGAAATATACATGTTGTAGCAAGTGATGATGGAATAAATGCAGCAGGTGGAAATGATGTATCAACAGAAACAGGTATGCCAGGAAATGATAAGTTTAGTTCATCAGGTGATGCTTTAATAAATATTAACGGTGGATACGTATATGTAGATGCTAGTGGTGACGGAATAGATGCAAATGGGAGTATAAATATGGTAGGTGGAACTGTATTAGTAAATGGTCCAACTAATAATGGTAATGGAAGTTTAGACTATGATGAAACTTTTGATATAAGTGGAGGTACACTAGTAGCTGCTGGAAGTGCAGGTATGGCACAAATGCCTAGTGATTCATCATCTCAAAAAATATTAAATTTAAGCTTAACATCGCAAGAATCTAATACTGTAGTTAATATTAAATCATCTGATGGAAAAAATATATTAACTTATTCTCCGTCAAAGAATTATTCATCAGTAATAGTTTCAACACCTGATATTAAAGATAATACTAAATATACAGTATCAGTAGGTGGAACTGCAAAAGGAGAAGCTAAGGACGGATTATATTATGATGGAAATTATTCTGGAGGAACTGAAGTTGGAAGTGAAACTATATCAAGTACTATAACAAATATTACTCAAGAGGGTGCATCAACTAATAGTATGGGAGGTCACGGTGGCCAAGGAGGTAGACCAGGCGGTAAAGGGCATAAAATGCAACCTAATACTAGTGGTCAAACTAATAATCAAATAAATAGTCAAATAACTGAACAATAA
- a CDS encoding polyphosphate polymerase domain-containing protein has protein sequence MAIKAFKRFEKKFIISKEQYDRLIPLLSDYMNLDKYCKLGENYNIYNIYYDTLNNDVIRHSISKPYYKEKLRLRSYNIPTSLNDKVFLELKKKINGIVNKRRVVMTLGEVYEFLENGKKPFFDDYENKQVIKEIEYYLSKNKVYPNVYIGYSRKAFFGKEDTEFRITFDSHITARRDDLYLSSGFWGHDILGENKYLMEVKFLGAIPVWFTKILSDLEIYNTHYSKYGNEYMMYCLENKNNNIKRSSKVC, from the coding sequence ATGGCTATAAAAGCATTTAAACGTTTTGAAAAAAAATTTATTATATCAAAAGAGCAATATGATAGATTAATCCCTCTACTTTCAGATTATATGAACTTAGATAAGTACTGTAAACTAGGTGAAAACTACAATATTTATAATATATATTACGATACACTTAATAATGATGTAATTAGACACTCTATTTCTAAACCTTACTATAAAGAAAAGCTTAGACTTCGAAGTTACAATATTCCAACTAGCTTAAATGATAAAGTATTTTTAGAGCTAAAAAAGAAAATAAATGGAATAGTTAATAAAAGAAGAGTTGTAATGACTTTAGGCGAGGTTTATGAATTTTTAGAAAATGGTAAAAAACCATTCTTTGATGATTACGAAAATAAGCAAGTTATAAAAGAGATAGAATATTACTTAAGTAAAAATAAAGTATATCCAAATGTATACATAGGATATTCTCGTAAAGCATTCTTTGGAAAAGAAGATACAGAGTTTAGAATAACTTTTGATTCTCATATAACTGCAAGACGTGATGATTTGTATTTAAGTTCTGGTTTTTGGGGTCATGATATTTTAGGAGAAAACAAATATTTAATGGAAGTTAAATTTTTAGGTGCTATTCCTGTATGGTTTACTAAAATTCTTTCTGATTTAGAAATATACAATACTCATTATTCAAAATATGGTAATGAATATATGATGTATTGTTTAGAAAATAAAAATAACAATATAAAAAGGAGTTCAAAGGTATGTTAG
- a CDS encoding endonuclease MutS2, which produces MNTNTFEKLQLNEVKELIKNYCVSSLGKELIEKTNPSGNFNIVKRRLNENKEARKILENSNHIPLEGLFNINPIIEKVEKGMILEPNELISVEDFLRGCRKIKSFMIDKEFYSPKLSLYALNICECVSIEEEIKYCIKNNKVDSEASKELKKIRRSIEITEGRIKERLNKFITSSVNKKYIQEFIISKRDDRYVIPIKASYKNEVDGVVLDTSSKGTTVFIEPSSISKYSLELITLKSEESIQEYKILSYLTELIYEKIQNIKLNMEIISEYDMVFAKAKYSQANKAVTPKLNNNGYIKIVNGKHPLLTKNVVPLNFEVGKEYRSLIITGPNAGGKTVTLKTVGLLTLMTQCGFDICASEDTEISVFEKVFVDIGDNQSIENALSTFSSHIKNIADIMSRSNNKTLVLFDEIGSGTEPNEGASLAIAILEEFYKMGCIIVASTHYGEIKKFATNHPHFENAGMMFDKDTLEPMYKLTIGKSEDSNALFISKKMGIKDKVLKKARNYMSEKNYNFDLISDSKIPIKLIEDEEALKDLPNLEIGDKVKLLDYDDYGIVYKTIDKYNNVEVLYKEEFINVNIKRIELSLKAKDLYPIGYDFNTLFTSYNKRKLEKDIARGSKKALRKIQKEIKNNR; this is translated from the coding sequence ATGAATACAAATACATTTGAAAAATTACAATTAAATGAAGTAAAAGAATTAATAAAGAATTATTGTGTAAGTTCACTAGGAAAAGAACTGATAGAAAAAACTAATCCAAGTGGTAATTTTAATATAGTAAAAAGAAGATTAAATGAAAATAAAGAGGCAAGAAAGATATTAGAAAATAGCAACCATATACCACTAGAAGGGTTATTTAATATAAATCCTATTATAGAAAAAGTGGAAAAAGGAATGATACTAGAGCCAAATGAACTTATTTCTGTAGAAGATTTTTTAAGAGGTTGTAGAAAAATAAAATCCTTTATGATAGATAAAGAGTTTTATTCACCTAAACTTAGTTTATATGCATTAAATATTTGTGAGTGTGTAAGTATAGAAGAAGAAATAAAATATTGTATAAAAAATAATAAAGTAGATTCGGAAGCTAGTAAAGAATTAAAAAAAATCAGAAGAAGTATAGAAATAACAGAAGGAAGAATTAAAGAGAGATTAAATAAATTCATAACATCTAGTGTTAACAAAAAGTATATTCAAGAATTTATCATTAGTAAAAGAGATGATAGATATGTAATACCAATAAAAGCTTCTTATAAAAATGAAGTAGACGGAGTAGTATTAGATACTTCATCAAAAGGAACTACTGTATTTATAGAACCAAGTAGTATATCAAAGTATAGCTTAGAACTTATTACTTTAAAATCAGAAGAATCAATACAAGAGTATAAGATACTTTCATATTTAACAGAGCTTATATATGAAAAGATACAAAATATAAAGTTAAATATGGAAATAATATCAGAATACGATATGGTATTTGCAAAAGCTAAATATAGTCAAGCAAATAAAGCAGTAACGCCAAAGTTAAATAACAATGGATATATAAAAATAGTAAATGGAAAACATCCACTACTTACAAAAAATGTAGTACCGCTTAATTTTGAAGTAGGAAAAGAATATAGAAGTTTAATAATCACAGGTCCTAATGCTGGTGGAAAAACTGTAACATTAAAAACAGTAGGGTTATTAACACTTATGACTCAATGTGGTTTTGATATATGTGCAAGTGAAGATACAGAAATTAGTGTATTTGAAAAAGTATTTGTCGATATAGGTGATAATCAAAGTATAGAAAATGCCTTAAGTACTTTTTCATCTCATATAAAAAATATTGCAGATATAATGAGTAGATCTAATAATAAAACATTGGTATTATTTGATGAAATAGGCTCAGGAACAGAACCTAATGAAGGTGCAAGCTTAGCAATAGCAATATTAGAAGAGTTTTATAAAATGGGATGTATAATAGTAGCATCTACTCACTATGGAGAAATAAAGAAGTTTGCAACTAATCATCCTCATTTTGAAAATGCAGGTATGATGTTTGATAAAGATACTTTAGAGCCGATGTATAAGCTTACTATAGGTAAATCTGAAGATAGTAATGCATTATTTATTTCTAAAAAGATGGGGATTAAGGATAAAGTTTTAAAGAAAGCTAGAAATTATATGAGTGAGAAAAATTATAATTTTGATCTAATAAGTGATTCTAAAATACCTATAAAATTAATAGAAGATGAAGAAGCTTTAAAAGATTTACCTAATTTAGAAATAGGAGATAAGGTTAAATTATTAGACTATGACGACTATGGAATAGTTTATAAAACTATTGATAAATACAATAATGTAGAAGTACTTTATAAAGAAGAATTTATAAATGTAAATATTAAAAGAATAGAACTTAGTTTAAAAGCTAAAGATTTATATCCTATAGGGTATGATTTTAATACATTGTTTACAAGCTATAATAAACGAAAACTAGAAAAAGATATAGCTAGAGGATCTAAGAAAGCTTTAAGGAAGATTCAAAAAGAAATTAAAAATAACAGATAG
- a CDS encoding response regulator transcription factor → MINILLVEDDQKLNKLFYTVLSKQGFNVHIANNGIEAFNILENNHIDLIISDIMMPKMDGYEFTENVRKINEDIPILMITAKDDFNSKQKSFLIGIDDYMVKPIDVNEMILRVHALLRRSKIVHDKKQVVGSTVLEYDSLTITRNDESIVLAQKEFYLLYKLLSYPNKVFTRNQLMDEIWGLDSPSDLQTIDVHINRLRRRFENNPDFKIVTVRGLGYKVVKNEK, encoded by the coding sequence ATGATTAATATATTATTAGTTGAAGATGACCAAAAATTAAATAAATTATTTTATACTGTATTATCTAAGCAAGGATTTAATGTTCATATTGCAAATAATGGTATTGAAGCATTTAATATTTTAGAAAACAATCACATTGATTTAATAATTTCTGATATAATGATGCCTAAAATGGATGGATATGAATTTACAGAAAATGTTAGAAAAATAAATGAAGATATACCTATTTTAATGATTACTGCAAAGGATGACTTTAATTCAAAGCAAAAGAGCTTCTTAATTGGTATAGATGATTATATGGTAAAACCTATTGATGTTAATGAAATGATACTAAGGGTACATGCACTTCTTAGAAGAAGTAAGATTGTACATGATAAAAAACAAGTTGTTGGAAGTACAGTTTTAGAATATGATTCTTTAACTATAACTAGAAATGATGAATCCATAGTTTTAGCTCAAAAAGAATTTTATCTACTATATAAATTATTATCTTATCCAAACAAAGTATTTACACGAAATCAATTAATGGATGAAATATGGGGATTAGATAGCCCATCTGATTTACAAACTATAGATGTTCATATAAATAGACTAAGAAGAAGATTTGAAAATAACCCCGATTTTAAAATTGTTACTGTAAGAGGACTTGGGTATAAGGTGGTTAAAAATGAAAAATAA
- a CDS encoding response regulator transcription factor yields the protein MKLLLVEDEKQLSEALQQILIRNKYSVDAVYNGDEGLDYSLTGVYDVIILDIMLPKLNGLEILKMIRRRKISTPVILLTAKDSVEDKILGLDSGADDYLPKPFSPDELLARLRALTRRNGDFINENILEFSDIKLNLSTYDMEVNDNSITLTQKEFEILKYFMQRPKLVVSKDDLITKLWGFDSDVEHNNIEVYISFLRKKLAYVESDVKITTIRRVGYRLE from the coding sequence ATGAAACTATTATTAGTAGAAGATGAAAAACAACTTTCTGAAGCTTTACAACAAATACTTATAAGAAACAAATACTCTGTAGACGCAGTATATAACGGTGATGAAGGTCTTGACTATTCCTTAACAGGTGTATATGATGTAATAATTTTAGATATAATGCTACCTAAGCTAAATGGTCTTGAAATACTAAAAATGATAAGAAGAAGAAAGATATCCACTCCAGTTATATTACTTACTGCTAAAGATAGTGTTGAAGATAAGATTTTAGGATTAGATTCTGGTGCAGATGATTATTTACCAAAACCATTCTCTCCAGATGAGCTATTAGCTAGATTAAGAGCCTTAACTAGAAGAAATGGAGATTTTATAAATGAAAATATATTAGAATTTTCTGATATAAAATTAAATTTATCTACTTATGATATGGAGGTTAATGATAATTCTATAACTCTTACACAAAAAGAGTTTGAAATATTAAAATATTTTATGCAAAGACCCAAATTAGTTGTTAGTAAAGATGATTTAATAACTAAGCTTTGGGGATTTGATTCTGATGTGGAGCATAATAATATTGAAGTTTATATTTCATTTTTAAGAAAGAAACTAGCTTATGTTGAATCAGATGTAAAAATAACTACTATACGACGAGTTGGCTATAGATTGGAGTAA
- a CDS encoding HAMP domain-containing sensor histidine kinase, translating to MKNKKIYHFWIPFIINIFVTSSITMFIISIGFIISSRLNIFNNEFINSFYGIMILLLVNITIAIIFTLIIITLANNAWKPIKNLIKAINKVSKGDFSVKLDENLHPPLIKELNKSFNKMVNELNSIETLRNDFVVNVSHEFKTPIAAIEGYTTLLQDNTLTEEERMEYTKIILDSSRQLSSLSGNILKLSKLETQEIIPDKKYFSLDEQLRQALLMLENQWSTKNIDIDMNLKSINYYGSEDLLMQVWLNIFSNAIKFTPENGLIVTILKNTDKGVCVSISDNGIGMSEEVKGKIFDKFYQGDNSRNFEGNGLGLTLVKRIVDLCGCSIKVESKLNKGSTFTIFLPINNKSVDNL from the coding sequence ATGAAAAATAAAAAAATATATCATTTTTGGATTCCTTTTATAATAAATATTTTTGTAACTTCATCAATTACAATGTTTATTATAAGTATAGGTTTTATTATTAGCTCTAGACTAAATATATTTAATAATGAATTTATAAATAGTTTTTATGGTATTATGATACTTTTATTAGTTAATATCACAATAGCTATCATTTTTACACTTATTATAATAACTTTAGCTAATAATGCTTGGAAGCCTATAAAAAATCTTATTAAAGCTATTAATAAGGTATCAAAAGGTGATTTTTCAGTTAAATTAGATGAAAACTTACATCCACCATTAATAAAAGAACTAAATAAGTCTTTTAATAAAATGGTTAATGAATTAAATAGTATAGAAACATTAAGAAATGATTTTGTAGTAAATGTTTCTCATGAATTTAAAACACCAATTGCAGCTATTGAAGGATATACAACCCTATTACAAGATAATACTTTAACAGAAGAAGAGAGAATGGAATATACAAAAATTATTTTAGATAGTTCTAGACAACTATCTTCTCTTTCTGGAAATATTCTCAAATTATCTAAGTTAGAAACTCAAGAAATTATACCTGATAAAAAATATTTTTCCTTAGATGAACAACTTAGACAAGCTTTATTAATGCTTGAAAATCAATGGTCTACAAAAAATATAGACATAGATATGAATCTTAAAAGTATTAATTACTACGGTAGTGAAGATCTATTGATGCAAGTTTGGTTAAATATATTTAGTAATGCTATCAAATTTACACCTGAAAATGGTTTAATTGTAACTATACTAAAAAATACAGATAAGGGGGTATGTGTTTCTATTAGCGACAATGGTATTGGTATGAGCGAAGAAGTTAAAGGAAAGATTTTTGATAAATTTTATCAAGGAGATAATTCCCGTAATTTTGAAGGTAATGGCCTTGGATTAACCTTAGTTAAGCGCATAGTTGATTTATGTGGCTGTAGTATAAAGGTTGAAAGTAAACTTAATAAAGGTTCTACTTTTACAATATTTCTTCCTATTAACAATAAAAGTGTAGATAATTTATAG
- a CDS encoding sensor histidine kinase, translating into MFDKLKLRLITINMALLTTVFIAIFGVIFIITSNSINREINGNLNALIHNSKRPIPNSVNVVVELSSDGTIKKQFKNYEVSTNNDTLQSVVNKILESGKDSGKIDISSSTYSYLKGNSRFGTKIAFMERSQYDNMIFQLLKTLILIGFISLIILLFISIYLTNKSIIPIKETFEKQKQFIADASHELKTPLAIIKTNTSLVLSHPDDTIKNQSKWINYINLQTDRMSELISEMLSLAKMDTSENKLPLSPINISKVVESMILMFDAVIYENNIELETNISKNLFINGDKESLKKLFSIIMDNAIKHTNKNGNITISLFSEKNKVKMIIRNTGEGIEPEHLERIFERFYRVDSSRDRETGGYGLDLSIASSIVKQHKGKIYAKSKVGEFTSFIVEIPQQSLIQN; encoded by the coding sequence ATGTTTGATAAATTAAAATTAAGACTTATAACTATAAATATGGCCCTACTTACTACAGTTTTTATAGCTATATTTGGAGTTATATTTATTATAACAAGTAATAGTATAAACAGAGAAATTAACGGTAATCTAAATGCCTTAATTCATAATTCAAAAAGGCCCATACCCAACTCTGTTAATGTTGTAGTAGAGTTATCAAGTGATGGAACAATAAAAAAACAATTTAAAAACTATGAAGTTAGCACTAATAATGACACTTTGCAAAGTGTTGTTAATAAAATTTTAGAAAGTGGTAAGGACTCTGGTAAAATAGATATTTCTAGTAGTACTTATTCTTATCTAAAAGGCAATAGCCGATTTGGAACTAAAATTGCTTTTATGGAAAGAAGTCAGTATGATAATATGATATTTCAACTTTTAAAGACTTTGATTCTTATTGGTTTTATTAGTTTAATAATTTTACTATTTATTAGTATTTATCTAACAAATAAATCTATAATTCCAATAAAAGAAACTTTTGAAAAACAAAAGCAGTTTATAGCTGATGCTTCACATGAATTAAAGACACCTTTAGCTATAATAAAAACTAATACTTCACTTGTTTTAAGCCATCCTGATGATACTATTAAAAATCAATCTAAATGGATTAACTATATAAATTTACAAACTGATCGTATGTCAGAACTTATAAGTGAGATGTTATCCCTTGCTAAAATGGATACTTCAGAAAATAAATTACCTCTATCACCTATAAATATAAGTAAGGTAGTTGAAAGTATGATTTTAATGTTTGATGCAGTTATCTATGAAAATAATATAGAATTAGAAACTAATATAAGTAAAAATTTATTTATAAATGGTGATAAGGAAAGTTTAAAAAAACTATTTAGTATAATAATGGATAATGCTATAAAGCATACTAATAAAAATGGTAATATCACTATTTCATTATTCTCTGAGAAAAATAAGGTTAAAATGATTATAAGAAATACTGGTGAAGGAATAGAACCTGAGCATTTAGAAAGAATTTTTGAAAGATTTTATAGAGTTGATAGCTCTAGGGATAGAGAAACTGGTGGTTATGGCTTAGATCTATCTATTGCTAGTTCTATTGTAAAACAACACAAAGGTAAAATTTATGCAAAAAGTAAGGTTGGAGAATTTACTTCATTTATTGTTGAAATCCCACAACAGTCTTTAATACAAAATTAA